One Edaphobacter flagellatus genomic region harbors:
- a CDS encoding sugar porter family MFS transporter has protein sequence MTTSTPAPSFESPSVYATRNRFLLLVAGLGGLLYGVDIGIIGGALPYLEATSGLNAGQLSIIVAAVLLGSVFSTLFAGLLADWMGRRPLMIVSGLTFVLSIPMIALSHGYGPLFFGRLLQGISGGLIGVVVPLYLAECLPASNRGKGTGMFQWLLTLGIVSAAIIGIYYSYRVEDVARTADANAVFAFKDNAWRSIFWVSLPPGILFVIGSMFVAESPRWLFLRGKKEKALAALQRTKPRAQAEAELKEMEQIALAAKDSGNTNTPTKDSLLRRKYIIPFLLACIILFCNTATGVNSIIGYNTSILLQSGLADIQAHWGYVIFTVINFLMTIIGMSLVDRKGRKFLLMVGTTGITVSLIVIALLFHSTEKLNRDCRSAVQALVTPDQALTLPFTAPQAKLFLDASGGQTSEISSDHASLAVIYSYGDFTAATSYVRTDDPTAPPIKITRESSIPSTKVEAFFKNPFADLDAARTAPLKIERALVGQVPSSSHGWLVALGLYSFMSFFAIGPGVCVWLALSELMPTRIRSNGMSVALVINQLVSTILAGIFLPVVSKYGYSTIFFLFAGFTLIYLAVAIFFLPETKGKTLEEIEYYFETGQEVGTR, from the coding sequence ATGACGACCTCCACTCCCGCTCCTTCCTTCGAATCGCCGTCAGTTTATGCAACACGCAATCGCTTCCTTCTGCTCGTTGCAGGTCTGGGCGGACTGCTCTATGGAGTGGATATCGGCATTATTGGAGGTGCGCTGCCCTATCTTGAGGCCACTTCCGGGCTCAATGCCGGGCAGCTCTCTATCATCGTTGCCGCTGTTTTGCTGGGCAGTGTCTTCTCAACCTTGTTTGCTGGATTGCTTGCAGACTGGATGGGAAGGCGCCCATTGATGATTGTCAGCGGGCTGACCTTCGTGCTCAGCATTCCAATGATTGCTCTCTCGCACGGCTACGGTCCGCTGTTCTTTGGCAGACTGCTGCAGGGAATCAGTGGCGGGTTGATCGGTGTTGTCGTGCCGCTCTATCTCGCAGAATGTCTGCCAGCATCGAACCGCGGCAAGGGCACCGGAATGTTCCAGTGGCTGCTGACGCTCGGTATTGTCTCCGCAGCCATTATTGGTATCTATTACAGCTATCGCGTCGAAGACGTCGCGAGAACTGCCGATGCCAATGCAGTGTTTGCGTTTAAAGACAACGCATGGAGAAGCATCTTCTGGGTTTCGCTTCCCCCAGGTATTTTATTTGTGATTGGAAGCATGTTTGTTGCGGAGTCTCCGCGCTGGCTGTTTTTGCGCGGTAAGAAAGAGAAGGCACTGGCTGCGCTGCAACGCACAAAACCCCGGGCGCAAGCTGAGGCCGAACTTAAAGAAATGGAGCAGATCGCACTCGCAGCAAAAGACTCCGGAAATACGAATACGCCCACTAAGGATTCTTTATTGCGACGGAAGTATATTATTCCGTTTCTTCTGGCTTGCATCATTCTCTTCTGCAATACGGCAACCGGCGTCAATTCGATTATTGGCTATAACACCAGCATCCTTCTGCAGAGTGGCCTGGCCGACATTCAAGCGCATTGGGGATATGTCATTTTCACCGTCATCAACTTTCTGATGACGATCATCGGTATGTCGCTGGTCGACCGCAAGGGGCGCAAGTTCCTATTGATGGTGGGAACGACCGGGATTACCGTTTCACTGATCGTGATTGCTCTGCTCTTTCACTCCACTGAAAAGTTGAATCGCGATTGCCGTAGTGCTGTACAGGCATTAGTTACTCCCGACCAGGCACTGACACTTCCCTTCACCGCACCGCAGGCAAAGCTGTTCCTGGATGCTTCAGGTGGACAGACTTCAGAGATCAGCAGCGATCATGCATCGCTCGCTGTCATTTATTCATATGGAGATTTCACAGCTGCAACCAGCTACGTCCGCACAGACGATCCAACAGCTCCTCCTATCAAGATCACACGAGAAAGCTCAATCCCCTCGACCAAAGTAGAGGCATTCTTCAAAAATCCATTCGCTGATCTCGATGCGGCTCGTACGGCTCCACTCAAGATTGAACGAGCGCTGGTTGGTCAGGTTCCAAGCTCAAGCCATGGTTGGCTCGTCGCTCTTGGCTTGTATTCATTTATGTCGTTCTTTGCCATAGGACCAGGAGTATGCGTTTGGCTAGCGCTGTCAGAGTTGATGCCCACCCGGATTCGTTCAAACGGAATGAGTGTTGCGCTGGTCATCAACCAACTTGTCTCAACCATATTGGCGGGAATCTTCCTGCCCGTTGTCAGCAAGTATGGCTATTCCACTATATTTTTCCTCTTTGCGGGCTTTACCTTAATCTATCTGGCGGTCGCGATCTTCTTTCTGCCTGAGACGAAAGGCAAAACGCTGGAAGAGATCGAATACTATTTCGAGACCGGCCAAGAGGTCGGCACTCGCTAG